The following proteins are co-located in the Leptolyngbya sp. SIO1E4 genome:
- a CDS encoding efflux RND transporter periplasmic adaptor subunit has product MKLRGAFLTALKLSDGDFTTMQNQASAKGLLSSRLWLWALLILGVISVLTGLRTVLPLSSRQSRQEAVQALTTPVAQETLTIRVEGSGMVVSVDTVNLSPKTTGRLETLFVEQGDTVQTGQVLAQMDIGSLQAEFDRTQAQLAQAEADYAKIVAGNRPEEIRRADAQVAAAEARMELATTQLARYRELAAQGAISQNDLDQYINEARNAEANLQEAQQLLAETASGSRPEEVAAAEAAAAAAQAQVAIIETQLDDANIRAPFDGVVTQIYATVGAIVTPTTTASATASATSSSILALSSGLEVEVDVAEANVDQVAVEQRVEIVADAFPTQTFEGRVKRIAPEAVIENNVTTFQVVVELLTGLDQLRSGMTVDATFIGDTVANALMVPTVAIASEGGELGVRVADPQGNSVFQPVTVGLTQRGKTQILSGLEAGDRVFLDLPEGELESPSVPSPF; this is encoded by the coding sequence ATGAAGCTAAGAGGAGCTTTTTTGACAGCACTGAAACTTTCTGACGGAGACTTCACCACTATGCAAAATCAGGCCTCAGCCAAAGGGCTGTTGTCTTCACGACTCTGGCTTTGGGCACTGCTCATCTTGGGAGTGATATCGGTACTGACAGGGCTGCGTACGGTGCTGCCTTTGTCGTCACGTCAGTCTAGACAGGAGGCTGTACAGGCACTGACCACACCGGTGGCCCAAGAAACGCTCACCATTCGAGTTGAGGGTAGCGGCATGGTGGTGTCGGTAGACACCGTCAATCTCAGTCCTAAAACCACCGGGCGTTTAGAGACTCTGTTTGTGGAGCAGGGAGATACCGTACAGACAGGGCAGGTGCTGGCCCAGATGGATATTGGGAGCTTGCAAGCTGAATTCGATCGCACCCAGGCCCAGCTAGCCCAGGCCGAAGCTGACTATGCCAAGATTGTTGCAGGCAACCGACCAGAAGAAATTAGACGGGCCGACGCTCAGGTGGCGGCGGCTGAGGCTCGGATGGAGTTGGCGACCACCCAGCTAGCGCGCTATCGGGAACTCGCGGCCCAGGGGGCTATTTCCCAAAACGACCTCGATCAATACATCAATGAAGCCCGCAACGCCGAAGCGAATCTGCAAGAGGCCCAACAGCTGTTAGCAGAGACGGCTAGCGGGTCTCGCCCTGAAGAGGTTGCTGCTGCTGAAGCTGCTGCCGCTGCGGCCCAAGCCCAGGTAGCCATTATTGAAACCCAGCTAGATGATGCCAATATCCGGGCTCCCTTCGACGGTGTTGTTACCCAAATCTATGCCACCGTGGGTGCGATTGTGACCCCGACCACGACCGCCTCTGCCACCGCCTCTGCCACCTCTAGCTCAATTTTGGCCCTTTCGTCAGGGCTAGAAGTGGAGGTGGATGTGGCGGAAGCCAATGTGGATCAGGTGGCGGTGGAACAACGCGTTGAGATTGTGGCTGATGCTTTTCCGACTCAAACCTTTGAGGGGCGGGTTAAACGGATCGCGCCAGAAGCCGTCATTGAGAATAATGTGACCACCTTTCAGGTGGTGGTGGAATTGCTGACTGGCCTAGACCAGCTGCGGTCTGGCATGACGGTAGATGCCACATTTATCGGAGACACCGTGGCCAATGCGTTGATGGTACCCACGGTCGCGATCGCCTCGGAGGGCGGGGAATTAGGGGTGCGAGTTGCAGACCCTCAGGGAAATTCCGTCTTTCAGCCAGTCACGGTGGGGCTTACCCAACGTGGAAAAACCCAGATTCTATCGGGTCTTGAAGCGGGAGATCGGGTATTTCTAGATTTGCCCGAAGGGGAGCTTGAGTCTCCTTCTGTGCCGTCTCCCTTTTAA
- a CDS encoding alpha-amylase, whose product MVATTSKQFSLFATRVRPLLAIAYPPEVVDRLSQQLFDLLQPYLQQVSQENWRKWSHDNILVITYGDSLVSQDGRSPLAVLAEFLETYLQDTITGVHILPFFPYTSDDGFAIVDYTQVNPELGDWKDIKRIAQHFNLMVDLVVNHISSKHDWVKQFQANEKPGCDYLIEADPDQDLSEVVRPRSTPLLTSLETAAGHKHVWSTFSADQLDVNFENPDVLLEYIKIILFYVQSGARYIRLDAVGYLWKKLGTRCIHLSETHAIVRLFREVLQMIDPGIAIITETNVPNRENLSYFGNRNEAHMIYNFSLPPLILNALMQGRSDYLKQWMMSMPPAPIGCAYFNFTASHDGIGMRPAEGLLTAEEYNTLIATMKQFGGEISMRSRPDGTESPYEINISLFDAMKGTVEGEDEWQVERFLCSQAVMMSLEGIPAFYIHSLLATRNHHEGVSQTGHKRAINRYKWDIDALTQALSTPDTPHAIAFQELCRLIKIRRRQRAFHPNATQYTLHPLNKAIFAFWRQSMARDQSIFSIHNLSKYPQELRLADLNLMDTDDWVDLISAEPMTSLEEIYVMQPYQSMWITNKVDSAEDNSMPDPLMGD is encoded by the coding sequence ATGGTTGCTACCACCAGTAAACAGTTCAGTCTTTTTGCCACGCGGGTGCGCCCTTTACTGGCAATAGCATATCCGCCCGAAGTTGTTGATCGGTTAAGTCAGCAGCTCTTTGATTTGCTGCAGCCCTATCTGCAGCAAGTGAGCCAGGAAAACTGGCGCAAATGGAGCCATGACAACATTTTAGTTATCACCTATGGGGACAGCTTAGTCTCCCAAGATGGCCGATCTCCGCTGGCTGTCCTCGCCGAGTTTTTAGAAACTTACCTGCAGGACACCATCACTGGGGTTCATATTCTGCCATTTTTTCCATACACCTCGGATGATGGCTTTGCGATCGTGGACTATACCCAGGTCAACCCTGAGCTAGGGGACTGGAAAGATATTAAGCGCATTGCTCAGCATTTCAATCTGATGGTGGATCTGGTTGTCAACCATATTTCCAGCAAGCATGACTGGGTCAAACAGTTTCAGGCCAATGAGAAGCCTGGCTGTGATTATTTGATCGAGGCCGATCCGGATCAAGATTTATCAGAAGTTGTACGCCCGAGAAGCACGCCTCTCCTGACGTCGCTAGAGACGGCTGCGGGGCACAAGCATGTATGGAGTACTTTTAGTGCTGACCAGCTAGACGTTAATTTTGAAAATCCTGATGTTCTGCTGGAGTACATCAAGATCATTCTTTTTTATGTTCAGTCAGGGGCACGGTACATTCGCCTGGATGCTGTCGGGTACCTCTGGAAAAAGCTCGGCACCCGCTGCATTCACCTGTCGGAGACCCACGCGATCGTGCGCCTATTCCGCGAAGTGCTGCAGATGATTGACCCGGGTATTGCCATCATCACGGAAACCAATGTTCCCAACCGGGAGAATTTGAGCTATTTCGGCAATCGCAATGAAGCGCATATGATCTATAACTTCAGCTTGCCGCCACTAATACTCAATGCTTTGATGCAAGGGCGATCAGACTATCTCAAACAGTGGATGATGAGTATGCCCCCCGCCCCCATCGGCTGCGCCTACTTTAATTTCACGGCTTCCCATGACGGTATTGGCATGCGTCCTGCAGAGGGGCTGTTAACAGCGGAGGAATACAACACGCTGATTGCCACCATGAAGCAATTCGGTGGGGAGATTAGTATGCGCAGCCGCCCAGATGGGACAGAGTCTCCCTACGAAATCAACATCTCCCTGTTTGATGCTATGAAAGGCACGGTAGAGGGTGAAGATGAATGGCAGGTAGAGCGGTTTTTGTGTTCTCAGGCGGTGATGATGTCTCTGGAGGGCATTCCGGCTTTTTATATCCATAGCCTGCTGGCCACTCGGAACCATCATGAAGGGGTGAGCCAGACAGGGCACAAGCGGGCGATTAATCGCTACAAGTGGGATATTGATGCCCTAACCCAGGCATTGTCTACCCCTGATACGCCCCATGCGATCGCCTTTCAGGAGCTGTGTCGGCTGATCAAAATCCGCCGCCGCCAGCGGGCGTTTCATCCCAACGCCACCCAATACACCCTGCATCCCCTGAATAAGGCCATCTTTGCGTTTTGGCGACAAAGTATGGCGCGAGACCAAAGCATCTTTTCAATTCACAATCTGAGTAAGTATCCCCAAGAGCTGCGCCTGGCCGATTTAAATCTGATGGATACCGATGATTGGGTGGATCTGATCAGTGCAGAGCCCA
- a CDS encoding ABC transporter ATP-binding protein, producing MALINLQHITKTYGAGHLAVQALSDVSLAIDPGEYCAIMGPSGSGKSTAMNIIGCLDRPTQGSYRLDDIPVDTLETNALAEIRNRKIGFVFQQFHLLPQLTAVENVMLPMVYANIPQAKRKTRAIKALQKVGLGNRLHNRPNQLSGGQQQRVAIARAIVNRPKLLLADEPTGALDSHTSQSIMDIFAALNHNGMTLVMVTHDAEVAQQCDRIIWFRDGQILSDRLSAHELATI from the coding sequence ATGGCACTCATCAACCTGCAACACATTACCAAAACCTATGGGGCTGGGCACCTGGCAGTGCAGGCCTTGAGCGATGTTAGCCTGGCGATTGATCCGGGAGAGTACTGCGCCATTATGGGGCCTTCTGGGTCTGGCAAATCGACGGCCATGAATATCATTGGCTGTTTAGACCGGCCCACCCAGGGCAGTTATCGATTAGATGATATTCCTGTAGACACCTTAGAAACTAATGCCCTGGCTGAGATTCGCAATCGCAAAATCGGGTTTGTGTTTCAGCAGTTTCATCTGCTGCCTCAGCTCACGGCGGTTGAAAATGTCATGCTCCCGATGGTGTATGCCAACATCCCCCAGGCCAAACGGAAAACACGGGCCATCAAAGCACTACAAAAAGTGGGCTTGGGCAATCGCCTCCATAACCGACCTAACCAGCTATCGGGGGGGCAGCAGCAGCGGGTCGCCATTGCCCGAGCGATTGTGAATCGCCCCAAACTCTTGTTAGCTGATGAACCCACGGGTGCCCTCGATTCCCACACGAGCCAGAGCATTATGGACATTTTTGCTGCCCTCAACCACAATGGCATGACGTTGGTCATGGTGACCCATGATGCAGAGGTGGCCCAGCAGTGCGATCGCATCATCTGGTTTCGAGATGGCCAAATTCTCAGCGATCGCCTCTCGGCCCATGAACTCGCGACGATATGA
- a CDS encoding sensor histidine kinase — protein MKSNVLRSHSPLRQLLYVEWVLLGMAVFITLPFTTLTPNTEVAWPRLLTILLFAVMGLRLPQRRLLQIAYVAAEFGLLLLLTTSNGQQLPIMMRLLPQLGLVMVIRSCQMFQTWGRVMVLGAIFAFHWFTTFVYVDISIDHDILQHLSSPPAQWQVNVLKTNALVFFGMVMMFVSLLVNALLAAYRSQQKLALAHEELRRYAAKVENQATLQERNRIAREIHDSLGHALTAQTILLENALLFLPGNADQAKSYLVNAKDSAYQALRAVSKSVSALRTSPLQEKPLPTAIPALVEDICKPAQIKPEHAIELPEPLPDEINLALFRIVQEALTNTVKHSQATLVKIKLTTKRDRLHLQVLDNGQGFDPSKNTTGFGLRSMRERATDLGGTFQIWSALGEGCRINVILPLRPALDHSA, from the coding sequence GTGAAATCAAATGTGTTGAGATCGCACTCTCCACTGCGACAGCTCCTCTATGTCGAGTGGGTTTTACTGGGAATGGCGGTGTTTATAACGCTGCCATTCACCACCCTTACCCCTAATACAGAGGTCGCCTGGCCCCGGCTGTTAACCATTCTGCTGTTTGCCGTAATGGGGCTGCGCCTGCCCCAGCGGCGACTGTTGCAGATTGCCTATGTGGCGGCTGAGTTTGGCCTGTTATTGCTGTTAACCACCAGTAATGGGCAGCAACTACCCATCATGATGCGACTGCTGCCCCAACTCGGGCTAGTGATGGTGATCCGCAGCTGCCAGATGTTTCAAACTTGGGGACGAGTGATGGTGTTGGGAGCTATCTTTGCCTTTCACTGGTTCACCACCTTTGTCTACGTAGACATCAGCATTGATCACGATATTCTGCAGCACCTCAGCTCTCCGCCAGCTCAGTGGCAGGTCAATGTCTTGAAGACAAATGCCCTCGTCTTTTTTGGCATGGTGATGATGTTTGTCTCGTTACTGGTCAACGCCTTGCTGGCAGCCTACCGCAGTCAGCAGAAGCTGGCCCTCGCCCATGAGGAGCTACGGCGCTACGCGGCCAAGGTTGAAAACCAGGCCACCCTACAAGAACGCAACCGCATTGCCCGCGAGATCCACGATTCTTTGGGTCATGCGCTCACAGCCCAAACAATTTTGCTAGAAAACGCGCTATTGTTCTTGCCCGGCAACGCCGACCAAGCTAAAAGCTATTTAGTCAACGCCAAAGACTCGGCCTATCAGGCACTACGGGCGGTGTCTAAATCCGTCTCAGCCCTTCGCACTAGCCCCCTACAGGAAAAACCCTTACCCACAGCGATTCCAGCCCTAGTTGAAGATATTTGCAAACCGGCGCAGATTAAACCCGAACACGCCATTGAGCTACCAGAACCCCTGCCAGATGAGATCAATTTAGCCCTGTTTCGCATTGTGCAAGAAGCCTTGACCAATACAGTAAAACACAGCCAAGCCACGCTGGTGAAGATAAAGCTGACGACTAAGCGCGATCGCCTTCATCTGCAGGTGTTAGATAATGGCCAAGGCTTTGACCCCAGCAAAAATACCACGGGCTTTGGATTACGGAGTATGCGAGAACGGGCAACCGATCTGGGGGGCACCTTTCAAATTTGGAGTGCCCTGGGGGAGGGGTGCCGCATTAACGTCATTTTGCCGCTCCGTCCTGCCTTAGACCATTCGGCTTAG
- a CDS encoding ABC transporter permease, whose translation MAFNFLENATMALKTLAANKMRSGLTMLGIIIGNASVIAMVAVGEAAQVYVTRQFEELGTNVLFVTPGDAQRGPVAGTARADTLTLADAEAIATEVLAITAVSPEKNQRLRVTQGAAETQANVIGTTPEYSTVRNLTMAQGRFLSPIDTQSNLQVAVLGSEVARTLFSSQAPLNQRIRINNLSFRVIGVATERGSSFGQNQDEAIYLPIEVMASQVTGQEAGKTSPSVQTIAISAQSEAASSAAQYQITNLLRLRHGILQGENDFTVQSQQDLLATASNITDMLVLVLACTAGISLLVGGIGIMNIMLVSVTERTREIGLRKAIGAKGSDILAQFTIEAVILATTGGLIGTTLAIGGVFLLTLLSPLTGGISLTAIVLSFTVSGGIGLGFGILPARRAAQLDPIVALRS comes from the coding sequence ATGGCTTTCAATTTTCTGGAAAATGCCACCATGGCGCTCAAAACCCTGGCGGCCAACAAAATGCGCAGCGGTCTGACGATGCTCGGCATCATTATCGGGAATGCCTCTGTCATTGCGATGGTGGCTGTGGGTGAGGCCGCCCAAGTCTATGTGACCAGGCAGTTTGAGGAGCTAGGCACCAATGTTTTGTTTGTGACCCCAGGGGATGCCCAGCGGGGCCCCGTTGCTGGAACGGCCAGGGCTGATACCCTAACGCTGGCTGACGCCGAGGCGATCGCCACAGAAGTGCTGGCCATCACAGCTGTCTCTCCAGAAAAGAACCAGCGATTACGCGTCACCCAAGGAGCGGCTGAAACCCAGGCCAATGTGATCGGCACAACCCCCGAATACTCAACCGTGCGGAACCTCACCATGGCCCAGGGGCGGTTTCTCAGCCCGATTGATACTCAGAGCAATTTACAGGTTGCGGTCTTGGGCAGTGAGGTCGCTCGGACTCTATTTAGCAGTCAGGCCCCTCTAAATCAGCGAATTCGGATTAATAACCTGAGCTTTAGGGTTATCGGCGTCGCCACCGAGCGAGGATCTTCCTTTGGTCAAAACCAGGACGAAGCCATCTATCTTCCCATCGAGGTGATGGCCAGCCAGGTCACCGGTCAAGAAGCGGGCAAGACCAGTCCTTCAGTGCAGACCATTGCCATTTCGGCTCAGAGTGAAGCAGCCTCGAGTGCAGCTCAATACCAGATTACAAATCTGCTGCGGCTGCGCCACGGCATTTTGCAGGGGGAGAACGATTTCACTGTGCAAAGTCAGCAAGATTTATTGGCAACGGCCTCGAACATTACCGACATGCTGGTGCTGGTGCTGGCCTGTACCGCTGGGATTTCTTTACTAGTAGGAGGCATCGGCATTATGAACATCATGCTAGTGTCAGTGACCGAACGAACCCGCGAAATTGGTCTTCGCAAGGCCATTGGAGCTAAGGGCAGCGATATTTTGGCTCAGTTCACCATTGAAGCGGTCATTCTTGCCACGACCGGTGGGTTGATCGGCACGACCCTGGCCATTGGGGGTGTTTTTCTCTTGACCCTGCTGAGTCCGCTCACGGGCGGTATCAGCCTAACTGCCATTGTCCTTTCTTTTACGGTCTCTGGGGGGATTGGCCTGGGATTTGGCATTTTACCGGCCCGCAGGGCGGCTCAGCTAGATCCGATTGTGGCCCTGCGCAGCTAA
- a CDS encoding cobalamin-binding protein — MQPLRVVSLLPSATEIIHLLGLTEHQVGRSHECDYPAGVEGLPPCTEPKFNPEGTSADIHDRVMALLQSALSVYQVKTEMLQQLQPTHILTQAQCEVCAVSLPDVEAAVASLTGVSPQVLSLQPTVLTEVWDDITNVAQALLGEAGQAQAASAIAALKARLETCRTLTREIEHQPTVVCIEWPDPLMAAGNWVPELVTLAGGVSMLGHLGQHSPWITWNDLMKADPEVIVLMPCGYDLKKTAQESQVLLENPHWSLLRAVKTGRVYVTDGNQYFNRPGPRLVDSVEILAEIFHPKVMPTRYKGQAWQPLLS; from the coding sequence ATGCAACCTCTACGCGTTGTTTCACTGCTGCCGAGTGCAACAGAAATTATTCACCTGCTGGGACTGACCGAACATCAAGTGGGGCGTAGCCATGAGTGTGATTATCCCGCTGGGGTGGAGGGGTTACCCCCCTGCACAGAGCCCAAATTTAATCCTGAGGGAACCAGCGCTGATATCCACGATCGCGTCATGGCGCTGCTGCAGTCGGCCCTCAGCGTTTACCAGGTTAAAACCGAGATGCTGCAGCAGCTGCAGCCCACCCATATCCTGACCCAGGCGCAGTGTGAAGTCTGTGCCGTGAGCTTGCCCGATGTGGAAGCTGCTGTAGCGTCGTTAACGGGGGTATCGCCCCAGGTTTTGTCGCTGCAGCCGACGGTGCTGACTGAAGTGTGGGACGATATTACCAACGTGGCTCAAGCTCTTTTGGGTGAAGCAGGGCAGGCTCAGGCAGCCTCGGCGATCGCTGCTCTCAAGGCCCGTTTAGAAACCTGCCGCACCCTAACCCGCGAAATTGAGCATCAGCCCACGGTCGTGTGTATTGAATGGCCAGATCCGCTCATGGCAGCGGGTAACTGGGTGCCAGAACTGGTGACCTTAGCCGGGGGGGTTTCTATGCTGGGTCATCTCGGTCAGCACTCTCCGTGGATCACCTGGAATGATTTAATGAAAGCCGATCCAGAGGTGATTGTTTTGATGCCCTGTGGCTACGACTTAAAGAAAACGGCCCAGGAAAGTCAAGTGCTTTTAGAGAATCCCCATTGGTCGCTGCTCAGGGCCGTTAAGACCGGGCGGGTATACGTTACCGATGGCAACCAGTACTTTAATCGCCCTGGCCCCCGGTTAGTAGACTCTGTCGAAATTCTGGCAGAGATATTTCATCCGAAGGTGATGCCGACTCGGTATAAAGGTCAAGCATGGCAACCGCTGCTGAGCTAA